A stretch of Ectothiorhodospiraceae bacterium BW-2 DNA encodes these proteins:
- a CDS encoding DUF4381 domain-containing protein, giving the protein MADFNALSLRDIHLPEGASWWPPAPAWWLLLAGMIIVVTVAGLLWRGYRRRHWQRVALRELRTIWRSYRHHQDGVVLLRALSRFCRRLMVLRYGYSAVTSRSGEAWLQSLDRALGSDDFSQGAGRILAYGPFRTEVSYSAPKLYRLVERLTCKVVGAGVEPKVVTKGRL; this is encoded by the coding sequence ATGGCCGACTTTAACGCGCTGTCACTACGAGATATCCATCTGCCAGAGGGGGCCTCTTGGTGGCCGCCCGCGCCGGCGTGGTGGCTGCTATTGGCGGGGATGATTATTGTCGTCACCGTGGCGGGGCTGCTCTGGCGCGGCTATCGACGCCGCCACTGGCAGCGAGTGGCGCTGCGGGAGCTACGGACGATCTGGCGCAGCTATCGTCACCATCAAGATGGCGTGGTGCTGCTACGGGCGCTCTCCCGTTTTTGTCGTCGGCTGATGGTGTTGCGCTACGGCTATAGCGCGGTGACTAGCCGAAGTGGCGAGGCGTGGCTACAGAGTCTCGATCGGGCGCTAGGGAGTGACGATTTTAGTCAGGGGGCGGGGCGGATTTTGGCCTATGGCCCCTTTCGTACCGAGGTGAGCTATTCTGCGCCTAAACTCTACCGTCTAGTCGAACGCCTGACCTGCAAGGTAGTGGGGGCGGGGGTGGAGCCTAAGGTAGTTACTAAAGGGCGGCTGTGA
- a CDS encoding GGDEF domain-containing protein: MSADKVLSAVVDITESRNQEGLEKSLVAAIGEQVRMLRLIFCRISSISSGQHRFRQQTLMRTVVLERRHEGGVVIDTRHHILPATTTEVAAIQSRQPVEEVGEDGLRSWVIPIEVDATVVGLLKLECYLAMSDEDSRFLRGVLSIYTNFLAIVRDNEYDTLTGLYNRKTFDEKISRIIMTYNEQEQPLLDSIEQGKRHYPLGNHWLAAVDIDHFKRINDTFGHLYGDEVLILMANLMRESFREDDLLFRYGGEEFIVVLTPCDRANAESVFERFRAKVADYDFPQVGRITVSIGFVGFGDHDYPKDVVEQADQALYYAKEHGRNRLCHYESLVEQGELHHYDASSVDSVELF, from the coding sequence GTGTCAGCTGATAAAGTTCTTTCTGCCGTAGTCGATATCACCGAGTCGCGTAACCAAGAGGGGCTGGAGAAGAGCCTGGTGGCGGCCATTGGCGAGCAGGTTCGGATGCTGCGTCTGATCTTCTGCCGTATCTCCTCCATTAGTAGTGGTCAGCACCGTTTTCGTCAGCAGACGCTGATGCGGACGGTGGTACTGGAGAGGCGACATGAAGGGGGGGTCGTTATCGATACCCGTCACCATATCTTACCGGCGACCACGACTGAGGTGGCGGCGATTCAGAGCCGCCAGCCGGTAGAGGAGGTGGGGGAGGATGGGCTTCGCTCATGGGTGATTCCAATTGAGGTCGATGCCACTGTGGTCGGGCTGCTAAAGCTGGAGTGCTATCTGGCGATGAGTGACGAGGATAGCCGCTTTTTGCGGGGGGTGCTCTCGATCTACACCAATTTTCTCGCCATTGTGCGCGATAATGAGTACGACACCCTCACCGGGCTCTATAACCGCAAGACCTTTGATGAAAAGATCTCCCGCATCATCATGACCTACAATGAGCAGGAGCAGCCGCTGCTAGATAGTATTGAACAGGGCAAGCGCCACTATCCATTGGGAAATCACTGGCTAGCGGCGGTTGATATCGACCATTTTAAACGCATAAACGACACATTTGGCCATCTCTATGGCGATGAGGTGCTTATTTTAATGGCTAATTTAATGCGGGAATCGTTTCGGGAGGATGATCTGCTGTTTCGTTATGGGGGCGAGGAGTTTATTGTGGTGTTAACTCCCTGTGATAGAGCGAATGCTGAGTCGGTCTTTGAGCGCTTTCGGGCTAAAGTGGCCGACTACGACTTTCCCCAGGTCGGGCGCATTACGGTCAGTATCGGCTTTGTCGGTTTTGGCGATCACGACTACCCGAAAGATGTGGTCGAGCAGGCCGATCAGGCGCTCTACTACGCTAAAGAGCACGGTCGAAATCGGCTCTGCCACTACGAATCGCTGGTTGAGCAGGGGGAGCTGCATCACTACGACGCCTCCTCTGTCGATAGTGTGGAGCTGTTTTAA
- a CDS encoding DUF58 domain-containing protein → MPQLSVTPVQNPVAVTVAELIRLRYQASLLGKKPPLFLAPRAGLYHSNRRGRGMEFAEVRPYMPGDDVRTIDWRVTARSSRPHTKLFREELERQSLLLVDFRQTMHFATTGSFKSVLASRLAAMLAWQAQQVGDRLGGVVFSARQHLEVRPRLGRVAVLALLYQLANHPVWQQLPRPEPKATLPFWHLLVRLRRVASPGSQITLISDFMQLQPECEPHLRELSRRCEVRFIHLYDRLEQELPPSGHYSLTDQRRVVSLFTGSERLRQHHRQQFQHRCDYLQQLSDRYDIALLRGDTRSDPLTLLSQSWYRRLGGYGRL, encoded by the coding sequence ATGCCGCAGCTAAGTGTGACGCCTGTCCAAAATCCGGTAGCGGTTACGGTGGCGGAGCTGATTCGGCTGCGCTATCAGGCCTCGCTGTTAGGTAAAAAACCGCCGCTCTTTCTGGCACCGCGAGCCGGTCTCTATCACTCTAACCGCCGTGGTCGAGGCATGGAGTTTGCCGAGGTGCGCCCCTATATGCCCGGCGATGATGTGCGTACTATCGATTGGCGAGTGACCGCCCGCTCCTCCCGTCCCCATACGAAGCTGTTTCGCGAAGAGCTGGAGCGGCAGAGTCTGCTACTGGTCGATTTTCGGCAGACGATGCACTTTGCTACCACCGGCTCGTTTAAGTCGGTGCTCGCCTCCCGCTTAGCGGCGATGTTGGCGTGGCAGGCGCAGCAGGTCGGTGATCGCCTCGGCGGGGTGGTCTTTTCGGCACGACAACATCTGGAGGTGCGCCCCCGCCTTGGGCGAGTGGCCGTTTTAGCGCTGCTCTACCAGCTCGCTAACCACCCCGTCTGGCAACAGCTACCCCGCCCGGAACCGAAGGCGACGCTACCGTTTTGGCACCTTTTGGTACGGCTGCGCCGAGTCGCCTCGCCCGGTAGCCAAATTACCCTAATTAGCGACTTTATGCAGCTACAGCCGGAGTGCGAGCCCCATCTGCGCGAGCTATCGCGCCGCTGCGAGGTACGCTTTATCCACCTCTATGATCGCCTAGAGCAGGAGCTGCCCCCATCGGGCCACTATTCGCTGACCGATCAGCGACGGGTGGTATCGCTCTTTACCGGTTCAGAGCGGCTGCGTCAGCACCATCGGCAGCAGTTTCAACACCGTTGTGACTATCTGCAGCAGCTATCAGATCGCTACGACATCGCGCTACTGCGGGGCGATACCCGTAGCGATCCGTTGACCCTACTCAGTCAGAGCTGGTATCGCCGTTTGGGGGGGTATGGCCGACTTTAA